A window of Mucilaginibacter paludis DSM 18603 contains these coding sequences:
- a CDS encoding dicarboxylate/amino acid:cation symporter: MPKNKLTLFIFIALVAGVVAGYIYNITVLKPYNDRLANAEATIKTLDNRIVLLKDTTLADYKDLKVQRSAQLKIRKENDTIREDKLEGFTILSDIFLRLIKMIVAPLVFTTLVVGVAKVGDISAVGRIGGKTMLWFISATLISLLVGMVLVNLYQPGSHMHIPLPDSHLGTDIKKSALSLKEFMNHVVPKSFIEAMANNEILQIVVFAIFFGVATAAVGAQGLIVIKAMDAIAHVIMKITGYVMKLAPLAVFGAITAIVAKQGLGILSTYAIFIGEFYSGLLLLWLIIIMAGFVVLKKRVFTLVSSIKDAMLIAFGTSTSEAAYPRVLIELERFGCKDKIVSFVLPLGYSFNLDGSMMYMTFASLFIAQAYNIHLSTAQQFTMLLILMLTSKGIAGVPRASLVVIAGTISAFNIPEAGLALLIGIDPLLDMGRSATNVLGNAMATAVVSKWEGEMEE; encoded by the coding sequence ATGCCTAAAAACAAACTTACACTTTTCATTTTTATAGCTTTAGTGGCAGGCGTAGTTGCCGGGTATATTTATAATATCACCGTGCTTAAACCTTATAACGACAGGTTAGCCAACGCCGAGGCTACTATTAAAACGCTGGATAACCGGATTGTTTTATTGAAAGATACTACCCTTGCCGATTATAAAGATTTAAAAGTGCAAAGATCGGCTCAACTGAAAATAAGGAAAGAGAACGATACCATCCGCGAGGATAAACTGGAAGGCTTTACCATTTTGAGCGATATATTTTTACGCCTCATTAAAATGATTGTAGCGCCGCTGGTATTTACTACGCTGGTGGTTGGAGTAGCTAAAGTTGGCGATATTAGTGCCGTAGGCCGCATTGGCGGTAAAACAATGCTTTGGTTTATCAGTGCTACACTCATATCGCTTTTAGTGGGTATGGTATTGGTTAACCTGTACCAGCCGGGCAGCCACATGCACATCCCCTTGCCCGATAGCCATTTGGGTACGGATATTAAAAAAAGCGCCCTTTCGCTCAAAGAGTTTATGAACCACGTGGTGCCTAAAAGTTTTATTGAAGCCATGGCCAATAACGAGATTTTGCAGATTGTGGTATTCGCCATATTTTTTGGTGTGGCCACCGCTGCCGTAGGAGCGCAGGGTTTAATAGTTATTAAAGCCATGGATGCCATAGCACATGTAATTATGAAGATTACCGGCTACGTAATGAAGCTGGCACCCCTGGCTGTATTTGGAGCTATAACAGCTATAGTAGCCAAACAGGGTTTAGGGATATTATCAACCTACGCCATTTTTATTGGTGAGTTTTATTCGGGCCTGTTGTTACTGTGGCTCATTATTATCATGGCTGGTTTTGTGGTGCTCAAAAAACGTGTGTTTACCTTGGTGAGCAGCATTAAGGATGCCATGCTGATAGCCTTCGGCACATCAACCAGTGAGGCCGCCTACCCGCGTGTATTAATTGAACTGGAACGATTTGGCTGTAAGGATAAAATTGTAAGCTTTGTACTGCCTTTAGGCTACTCCTTTAACCTGGACGGCTCCATGATGTACATGACGTTTGCCTCCCTGTTTATCGCGCAAGCGTATAATATTCACCTTTCTACCGCCCAGCAATTTACCATGCTGCTCATCCTGATGCTCACCAGCAAAGGAATAGCTGGTGTGCCCCGTGCATCGCTGGTAGTGATTGCCGGAACCATTTCGGCCTTTAATATCCCCGAAGCCGGCCTGGCCCTGCTAATTGGGATTGACCCGCTGCTGGACATGGGCCGCTCGGCAACCAACGTATTAGGCAATGCCATGGCCACCGCCGTTGTGAGCAAGTGGGAAGGGGAGATGGAGGAGTAG
- a CDS encoding tail fiber protein, protein MKKIASIVIVLFILTVSKVSFAQYFASFTVQGDGDKFYPVVFTDVYWANDKATELEIGRSSVHLDATWRGSMIAKFRFHVTSWGNGSNFIDADIQQNNQVTNTAFIAGWMDCSTSSNNQVIVIWIKGGSTTYYVNAPANPNVTVYDGIQNALPYQQTNGPTYSYKTDLDSYVNSHGASMGGTAFFNGTTNNNYFAGNVGIGTAVPDEKLTVKGTIHAQSVKVDLNGPLADYVFNDDYKLTSLNNLYIYLKENHHLPNVPSAEQAAKEGLDLGKMNQLLLQKVEELTLYLIQKDKQLQKQNATITTQQSTSKKQQAQINQLIKKVNSLSSIQQK, encoded by the coding sequence ATGAAAAAAATCGCTTCTATCGTTATCGTTCTGTTTATTTTGACAGTATCGAAAGTTAGCTTTGCCCAATATTTCGCCAGTTTTACAGTACAGGGCGATGGTGATAAATTTTATCCTGTCGTGTTTACGGATGTTTATTGGGCCAATGACAAAGCCACGGAATTGGAAATTGGACGGTCGAGTGTCCATTTAGATGCAACGTGGCGTGGTAGTATGATAGCTAAGTTCAGGTTTCATGTAACCAGTTGGGGCAATGGGTCAAATTTTATTGATGCCGATATCCAACAAAACAATCAGGTTACAAATACAGCCTTTATTGCTGGTTGGATGGACTGTTCAACCAGCAGCAACAATCAGGTAATTGTTATCTGGATTAAAGGTGGCTCCACAACCTATTATGTTAATGCGCCTGCTAACCCTAATGTGACAGTGTACGATGGGATACAGAATGCTTTGCCTTATCAGCAAACAAATGGACCGACATATTCTTATAAAACTGATTTGGATAGTTATGTAAACTCTCATGGCGCAAGTATGGGAGGAACTGCATTTTTTAACGGTACAACCAATAATAATTATTTTGCAGGCAACGTGGGCATAGGGACAGCAGTGCCGGATGAAAAATTGACTGTAAAAGGCACCATCCATGCGCAAAGCGTTAAAGTGGATCTTAATGGACCACTGGCTGATTATGTTTTTAACGATGATTACAAATTAACATCTTTAAACAACCTTTACATATACCTTAAAGAAAACCATCATTTGCCCAATGTTCCCTCTGCTGAACAAGCAGCTAAGGAGGGTTTGGATTTGGGAAAGATGAATCAACTTTTGTTGCAGAAAGTTGAAGAGTTAACGTTATACCTTATTCAAAAAGATAAACAACTCCAAAAGCAAAATGCAACCATTACCACACAACAGAGTACATCAAAGAAACAACAAGCGCAGATTAATCAACTAATTAAGAAAGTTAATAGCTTGAGCAGTATTCAGCAAAAATAA
- a CDS encoding RNA polymerase sigma factor, with product MSSKEAVFKQIFEANSKKIFHLCYGYTGDDDAANDLLQETFLKVWQNLDKFRNQAMISTWIYRIAVNTCLTYLRSEKRQAKEELTPLIADTRREEFSEKNEQVALLYKCISKLEESERIIITMVLDELPYPEIADISGISEGNLRVKIYRIKQKLTDLYNHYERL from the coding sequence GTGTCGAGCAAAGAAGCGGTTTTCAAGCAAATATTTGAAGCTAATTCAAAAAAGATTTTCCATTTATGCTACGGTTATACCGGCGATGACGACGCTGCGAACGACCTGCTTCAGGAAACTTTTTTGAAGGTTTGGCAAAATCTTGATAAGTTTAGAAACCAGGCCATGATATCTACCTGGATATACCGCATTGCCGTTAATACTTGTTTAACTTATTTACGATCGGAAAAGCGACAGGCCAAAGAGGAGTTGACACCGCTGATAGCAGATACCAGGCGCGAGGAGTTTAGCGAAAAAAACGAACAGGTGGCGCTACTCTATAAATGCATCTCCAAACTGGAAGAATCGGAAAGGATTATTATTACTATGGTATTAGACGAATTACCTTATCCGGAAATTGCCGATATATCGGGCATATCAGAAGGCAACCTACGGGTTAAAATTTATCGTATCAAACAAAAATTGACAGATTTATATAACCACTATGAAAGACTTTGA
- a CDS encoding sensor histidine kinase, translating to MDKNERRICWYSSLLIALMMNSAKLLALRENGVVARYWHFNLAELSFQAGFNLLFCYLMFYLNLQRSSRIAICRQQKRLILYYAANAFVIAGTAILSISLQFSLFADSSLRRFFWPGHFGRFLLSTVLIGIVVKIILLLREGKEKEIAHEHLKSAYMAAELELLKEQMNPHFLFNALSSLSGVIREDPDLAQKYLRELSNVFRYAITHAKVNLVSLDEELTMLQSFAQLITMRLEDAFELDVDIPSQMRNLKLPHLSLQPLLENAVKHNAATRKKPLRVRIYMESMVGEGLVGSGEYLVGTSESLGSRGEAASDTVSSGFAAQQQPAKLVITNNIRQIPAPESSNGLGLANLNERFKIMMQSEIEISKTHEYFTVKLPLTT from the coding sequence CCTTGCGCGAGAATGGCGTTGTTGCACGTTACTGGCATTTTAACCTGGCCGAGCTAAGTTTCCAGGCCGGGTTTAACCTGCTTTTTTGCTACCTTATGTTTTATCTTAACCTACAAAGAAGCAGCCGGATAGCCATTTGCCGTCAGCAAAAACGGCTTATACTTTATTATGCCGCCAATGCCTTTGTAATTGCCGGTACAGCCATTCTGAGCATAAGCCTGCAGTTTAGCCTGTTTGCCGATAGCTCTCTGCGCCGGTTTTTCTGGCCGGGGCATTTTGGCCGGTTTTTGCTCAGTACCGTCCTGATCGGCATTGTTGTCAAAATTATCCTGTTGCTGCGCGAGGGTAAAGAAAAAGAAATAGCACACGAACATTTAAAAAGCGCCTACATGGCCGCCGAACTGGAGCTGCTTAAAGAACAAATGAATCCGCACTTTTTGTTTAACGCCTTAAGCAGTCTTTCGGGCGTTATCCGCGAAGATCCGGACCTGGCACAAAAATACCTGCGCGAACTCTCCAACGTTTTTAGGTACGCTATTACCCACGCTAAGGTAAACCTGGTAAGCCTGGATGAAGAGCTAACCATGCTGCAATCGTTTGCCCAACTAATTACCATGCGGCTGGAAGATGCCTTTGAGCTTGATGTGGATATACCTTCGCAAATGCGTAATTTAAAGCTACCGCATTTATCGTTACAGCCATTGTTGGAAAACGCGGTGAAACACAATGCCGCCACCCGTAAAAAGCCCTTAAGGGTACGTATTTATATGGAGAGTATGGTTGGGGAAGGGTTAGTGGGGAGTGGAGAATATTTAGTTGGGACCAGCGAGAGCTTAGGAAGCAGGGGAGAAGCTGCTTCTGATACCGTTAGTTCTGGCTTTGCTGCGCAGCAACAACCTGCCAAACTGGTAATTACTAATAACATCCGCCAGATACCTGCGCCCGAAAGCAGCAATGGATTAGGACTGGCCAACCTGAACGAACGCTTTAAAATTATGATGCAAAGCGAAATTGAGATTAGCAAAACCCACGAATATTTTACGGTTAAATTACCCCTTACTACATGA
- a CDS encoding sterol desaturase family protein, producing MQHQFGPYSIYILLFLFGLITAEIIWSWRKNIGAYQVKETLSNLSVFVGFQLSKYFFAGYQLALLGVFAKLAPVKLPHNGWVFVLTFITADFIYYWFHRVSHSWKPLWAFHLIHHSAMRLNLTAAYRLNWFSAIISPLFFIPAALLGLPTDYIVLSYALNLAYQFFLHTEAVGTLGVVEKVLDTPSSHRVHHGMNPIYIDKNFGGVLIIWDRLFNTYQPETEKVNYGLTTGFLSYNPFKLNLWGFISWFKPGHIIKTDSASPSPTAPSPTNTGVSSRSGKPEALPAVYLSVNQ from the coding sequence ATGCAACATCAATTTGGCCCATACTCTATTTATATCCTGCTATTTCTGTTCGGCTTAATTACTGCCGAGATCATCTGGAGCTGGCGCAAAAATATCGGCGCTTACCAAGTGAAAGAAACACTTTCAAACCTGTCGGTTTTTGTCGGCTTTCAGCTCTCCAAATACTTTTTTGCGGGTTACCAGTTGGCTCTGCTGGGTGTTTTTGCAAAATTAGCGCCGGTTAAACTGCCGCATAATGGTTGGGTGTTTGTACTCACCTTTATCACCGCCGACTTTATTTACTATTGGTTCCACCGCGTATCGCATAGCTGGAAACCCTTGTGGGCCTTTCATCTTATCCATCACTCGGCTATGCGCCTTAACTTAACGGCGGCTTATCGCCTCAACTGGTTTTCGGCCATCATTAGTCCGCTGTTTTTTATTCCGGCGGCATTGCTCGGGCTGCCTACCGATTATATCGTCCTGTCGTACGCGCTCAACCTGGCCTACCAGTTTTTTTTGCATACCGAGGCGGTAGGTACCCTGGGTGTGGTAGAAAAGGTATTAGATACGCCATCATCGCACCGGGTGCATCATGGCATGAACCCTATTTATATCGATAAAAATTTTGGCGGCGTGCTCATCATCTGGGACCGGCTTTTTAACACCTATCAACCTGAAACAGAAAAGGTGAACTATGGCCTAACCACCGGTTTTTTAAGCTATAACCCTTTTAAACTCAACTTGTGGGGCTTCATCAGCTGGTTTAAACCGGGCCATATTATTAAAACAGATAGCGCTTCGCCCAGCCCTACAGCCCCTTCACCCACCAACACCGGCGTTTCGTCCCGTTCCGGAAAACCAGAGGCTTTGCCTGCTGTCTATCTATCGGTTAATCAATAA
- a CDS encoding LytR/AlgR family response regulator transcription factor: MKALRIAVVEDEAVTARNLAHLLQLVDGSITIAATLASVSEAVEWFNCSTDGYDLIMMDIRLADGLSFDIFKAVDITSPVIFVTAYNDYAIQAFKNNGIDYILKPFDEKEIGNALKKFRSLTGQPPAEAADNGRISQVLQQIDQLTRSYKKSFLVHFRDKLIPVETAKIAWFYTASELVYAHTTDGHQYVMEFTMEQLEQLLDPQLFFRANRQFIVNRGCITEVEFYFNGRLLVKVKPEPTERILISKVRTPEFKAWMNR, encoded by the coding sequence ATGAAAGCGTTGCGTATAGCTGTAGTTGAAGATGAGGCCGTAACCGCGCGCAACCTTGCGCACCTGTTGCAGTTGGTGGATGGCAGCATAACCATTGCTGCTACCCTGGCATCGGTAAGCGAGGCTGTAGAATGGTTTAACTGCTCTACGGACGGTTACGACCTTATTATGATGGATATCAGGCTGGCCGACGGGCTATCATTCGATATTTTTAAAGCGGTTGATATTACCAGCCCTGTTATTTTTGTAACAGCCTATAACGATTATGCCATCCAGGCCTTTAAAAATAACGGGATTGATTATATACTGAAACCGTTTGATGAAAAGGAGATTGGCAATGCGCTTAAAAAGTTTAGGAGCCTTACGGGCCAGCCGCCAGCCGAAGCCGCCGACAATGGCCGTATCAGCCAGGTGCTACAGCAAATTGATCAACTCACCCGTTCGTACAAAAAATCGTTTCTGGTACATTTTCGCGATAAGCTGATCCCGGTTGAAACAGCTAAAATTGCCTGGTTTTATACTGCTAGCGAACTGGTTTACGCCCACACCACCGACGGCCACCAGTACGTAATGGAATTTACGATGGAACAACTGGAGCAATTACTCGATCCGCAATTATTTTTTAGAGCCAACCGCCAGTTCATCGTCAACCGTGGCTGCATTACCGAGGTTGAGTTTTATTTTAACGGCCGCCTGCTGGTAAAGGTTAAGCCCGAACCTACCGAGCGCATCCTGATCAGCAAGGTACGCACGCCCGAGTTTAAGGCCTGGATGAACCGCTGA